Proteins from a genomic interval of Polyodon spathula isolate WHYD16114869_AA chromosome 1, ASM1765450v1, whole genome shotgun sequence:
- the LOC121309020 gene encoding protein FAM219A-like isoform X1, which translates to MMEEIDRFQVPTVHSEMQPLDPAASSVSEGDSDTREGETVAINYKPSPLQMKIEKQRELARKGSLKNGNVGSPVNQQPKKNNVMARTRRVQNDEPICRSPISREFLKEH; encoded by the exons ATGATGGAAGAAATAGACAGATTTCAAGTGCCGACCGTGCATTCTGAGATGCAACCCCTG GACCCGGCAGCCTCTTCCGTCTCTGAGGGTGATTCAGACACACGAGAGGGGGAGACCGTGGCCATAAATTACAAGCCCTCCCCACTGCAGATGAAAATAG agaaacagagagagctGGCCAGAAAGGGGTCCCTGAAGAATGGAAACGTGGGAAGCCCAGTCAATCAGCAGCCCAAGAAGAACAACGTCATGGCCAGAACACG taggGTGCAAAATGATGAGCCCATCTGCAGAAGTCCAATAAGTAGAGAGTTTCTTAAAGAACACTGA
- the LOC121309020 gene encoding protein FAM219A-like isoform X2: protein MMEEIDRFQVPTVHSEMQPLDPAASSVSEGDSDTREGETVAINYKPSPLQMKIEKQRELARKGSLKNGNVGSPVNQQPKKNNVMARTRHAVCWSSWITALP from the exons ATGATGGAAGAAATAGACAGATTTCAAGTGCCGACCGTGCATTCTGAGATGCAACCCCTG GACCCGGCAGCCTCTTCCGTCTCTGAGGGTGATTCAGACACACGAGAGGGGGAGACCGTGGCCATAAATTACAAGCCCTCCCCACTGCAGATGAAAATAG agaaacagagagagctGGCCAGAAAGGGGTCCCTGAAGAATGGAAACGTGGGAAGCCCAGTCAATCAGCAGCCCAAGAAGAACAACGTCATGGCCAGAACACG GCATGCAGTGTGCTGGTCCTCGTGGATAACTGCACTGCCTTAA